From a region of the Halorubrum sp. BV1 genome:
- a CDS encoding N-acetyltransferase, which produces MSVTVEKRTDPPGETEYASAAWDLKERIRADEGVLRQRRGFFVDAYRRSTTHLLIERNTLVAFASVRRDGYVLFLAVNPDYRGQGHAERLVADVAAEHRSVTCHARTTNDTALGFYEHLGFEVVRRIDNYYEDGGDAYYLKLGSDSIRERLSEFVSR; this is translated from the coding sequence GTGAGCGTCACCGTAGAGAAGCGGACGGATCCGCCCGGCGAGACCGAGTACGCCTCGGCCGCGTGGGACCTCAAAGAGCGGATCCGCGCCGACGAGGGCGTTCTACGACAGCGTCGAGGCTTCTTCGTCGACGCCTACCGGCGGTCCACGACTCACCTTCTCATCGAGCGGAACACGCTCGTCGCGTTCGCCTCCGTCCGCCGCGACGGCTACGTGCTCTTTCTCGCGGTCAATCCGGACTACCGCGGCCAGGGCCACGCGGAACGCCTCGTCGCCGACGTCGCCGCGGAACACCGCTCCGTCACCTGCCACGCCCGCACGACGAACGACACCGCGCTCGGGTTCTACGAGCACCTCGGCTTCGAGGTCGTCCGGCGGATCGACAACTACTACGAGGACGGCGGCGACGCCTACTACCTCAAGCTCGGCAGCGACTCGATACGAGAGCGGCTTTCCGAGTTCGTGAGCCGGTAG
- the hmgA gene encoding hydroxymethylglutaryl-CoA reductase (NADPH) — MTDPSPASLADRVRDGDVRFHEIEEHADADTAAAARRRLVAETADADVDALGEYAFDAADAHGSNIENMIGAVQIPMGVAGPVAIDGGALSGERYLPLATTEGALVASINRGCSVVTDAGGATARVTKSGMTRAPVFRVRDVAEAEALVEWVRDSEDVLREAAESTTSHGELLDVTPYVVGNNVFLRFRYDTKDAMGMNMATIATREACDRIEDETDASLVALSGNLCSDKKPAAVNAVEGRGRSVTADVEVPREIVEDRLHTTPEAIAEINTRKNLVGSAKAGSLGFNAHVANAVAAMFLATGQDEAQVVEGANAITTAETTADGDLYASVSIASLEVGTVGGGTTLPTQAAGLDILGVRGGGDPAGSNGDALAEAIAVCALAGELSLLAALGSRHLSSAHADLGR; from the coding sequence ATGACGGACCCTTCGCCGGCGTCGCTCGCGGATCGCGTCCGCGACGGCGACGTGCGGTTTCACGAGATCGAAGAGCACGCCGACGCCGACACCGCCGCGGCCGCCCGCCGGCGACTGGTCGCGGAGACGGCCGACGCCGACGTCGACGCACTCGGCGAGTACGCCTTCGACGCGGCCGACGCGCACGGCTCGAACATCGAGAACATGATCGGGGCGGTGCAGATACCGATGGGTGTCGCCGGCCCGGTGGCGATCGACGGCGGCGCGCTCTCCGGCGAGCGGTACCTCCCGCTCGCGACGACCGAAGGAGCCCTGGTCGCCTCGATCAACCGCGGCTGCTCCGTCGTCACCGACGCCGGCGGTGCGACCGCCCGCGTGACGAAAAGCGGTATGACGCGCGCACCGGTGTTCCGCGTCCGCGACGTCGCCGAGGCTGAGGCGCTCGTCGAGTGGGTCCGCGACAGCGAGGACGTCCTCCGCGAGGCGGCCGAGTCGACGACGAGCCACGGCGAACTCCTCGACGTGACGCCGTACGTCGTCGGCAACAACGTCTTCCTGCGGTTCCGCTACGACACGAAAGACGCGATGGGGATGAACATGGCGACGATCGCGACGCGCGAGGCCTGCGACCGGATCGAAGACGAGACCGACGCGTCGCTCGTCGCGCTCTCCGGGAACCTCTGTTCGGACAAAAAACCCGCCGCGGTCAACGCCGTCGAGGGGCGCGGGCGCTCCGTCACGGCCGACGTGGAGGTGCCCCGCGAGATAGTCGAGGATCGGCTCCACACCACACCGGAGGCCATCGCGGAGATCAACACGCGGAAGAACCTCGTCGGATCCGCGAAGGCCGGCTCACTCGGCTTCAACGCCCACGTCGCCAACGCGGTGGCGGCGATGTTCCTCGCGACGGGACAAGACGAGGCGCAGGTCGTCGAGGGCGCGAACGCGATCACCACCGCCGAGACGACGGCCGACGGCGACCTCTACGCGTCGGTGTCGATAGCGAGTCTCGAAGTGGGCACCGTCGGCGGCGGCACGACGCTCCCGACGCAGGCGGCCGGGCTGGATATCCTGGGAGTGCGCGGCGGCGGCGATCCGGCCGGGAGCAACGGCGACGCGCTCGCGGAGGCGATCGCGGTCTGTGCGCTCGCCGGCGAGCTCTCGCTGCTCGCGGCGCTCGGCTCGCGACACCTGTCGTCGGCACACGCCGATCTCGGCCGGTAG
- a CDS encoding alpha/beta hydrolase, with the protein MTRRNPINRAQRRLRRPPRERFATREVAFDVDGETCRGTLYLPAGDPDDPPVVVLAPGLGAERNFGYPAVAERFADAGYAALCFDYRGFGASDGDSQAVSPAAQRADYAAAIDRARRVDAVGRRLILWGTSLSAAHALTLAADRTDVDAVIGVVPMLDGRAIARRRGARYLLRAGVAGVRDLIGTRLGRGRTVPIVGDDADLAAITEPGTKRGYLDLVDRDSQWRNETPARSLLRVASYRPVERLSEIRAPTLLVAGTDDPIVERETVADAGETLSRGTVVSMPADHFSVLSDDFEPAIGHQLSFLRGVF; encoded by the coding sequence GTGACGCGCCGAAACCCGATCAACCGCGCGCAGCGCCGACTCCGGCGTCCGCCGCGGGAACGGTTCGCCACCCGCGAGGTCGCCTTCGACGTCGACGGGGAGACGTGCCGGGGCACGCTGTATCTCCCCGCCGGCGACCCGGACGATCCGCCCGTCGTCGTGTTGGCACCGGGACTAGGCGCAGAGCGGAACTTCGGCTATCCCGCGGTCGCGGAGCGGTTCGCGGACGCCGGCTACGCCGCGCTGTGTTTCGATTACCGCGGATTCGGCGCGTCCGACGGAGACTCACAGGCGGTCTCGCCCGCGGCACAGCGCGCCGACTACGCGGCGGCGATCGATCGGGCGCGCCGGGTCGACGCCGTCGGCCGGAGGCTGATTCTCTGGGGTACGTCGCTGTCGGCCGCACACGCCCTCACGCTTGCCGCCGACCGCACCGACGTCGACGCCGTGATCGGAGTCGTCCCGATGCTCGACGGGCGCGCGATCGCTCGCCGACGCGGCGCGCGATACCTGCTTCGCGCGGGCGTCGCCGGCGTCCGCGACCTGATCGGGACCCGATTGGGACGGGGACGCACGGTCCCGATCGTCGGCGACGACGCCGACCTCGCGGCGATCACGGAGCCGGGAACGAAGCGGGGGTACCTCGATCTGGTCGACCGCGACTCGCAGTGGCGAAACGAGACGCCGGCGCGGTCGCTGCTCCGCGTCGCGAGCTATCGCCCGGTCGAGCGGCTCTCGGAGATCCGCGCGCCGACGCTCCTCGTGGCCGGTACCGACGACCCGATCGTCGAGCGCGAGACGGTCGCGGACGCGGGCGAGACGCTCTCTCGCGGGACCGTCGTCTCGATGCCCGCCGACCACTTCTCCGTGCTCAGCGACGACTTCGAGCCCGCGATCGGCCACCAGCTGTCGTTCCTCCGCGGCGTGTTTTAA
- the dnaG gene encoding DNA primase DnaG produces the protein MKDTEKYLIHATIAADGVVERSDVVGAVFGQTEGLLGEELDLRDLQESSRVGRIDVAVESENGQSFGEVTVASSLDKVETAILAAALETIDRIGPCHASVEVTSIEDVRAAKRREVVERAKELIAGGFDETSLASDDILEEVREAARVEGIVDYRGLPAGPRVGDSDAVIVVEGRADVLTLLDCGIKNAIAVEGTNVPDAVADLTADRTVTAFLDGDRGGELILRELAQVGDVDYVAFAPPGESVEDLDRSTVFDALRGKVPYSSLADEPNLREAAEAEPRTETTAGTRGAAVETDTVDSVDSDGDTESDSAGADARVESNDVAANATGGGGSDRGDGDDAVDGPSGGDPSDGAGEDAAAEDDATASGNADGSEDADAEDNADASEETVTESAAPASSDEPAAAEDEAPTDDGESVTADDEATDDEPRSLEEHVQEIVDAESGRARLLGDDLGVLAEVAAGEAFDAIERADVAPDAVVVDGPINQRLLDIAAQRGVGELLGRDVGEFVKRPVGTRVLTVGDLRSGS, from the coding sequence ATGAAAGACACAGAGAAATACCTGATTCACGCCACCATCGCGGCCGACGGCGTCGTCGAGCGGAGCGACGTCGTCGGCGCGGTGTTCGGACAGACGGAGGGGCTTCTCGGAGAGGAACTCGACCTCAGAGACCTCCAAGAGTCCTCTCGCGTCGGTCGGATCGACGTCGCCGTCGAGTCCGAGAACGGTCAGTCGTTCGGCGAGGTCACCGTCGCGTCGAGTCTCGATAAAGTCGAGACGGCGATCCTCGCGGCCGCGTTGGAGACCATAGATCGCATCGGACCGTGTCACGCGTCGGTCGAAGTGACGAGCATCGAGGACGTCCGGGCGGCGAAGCGCCGCGAGGTCGTCGAACGCGCGAAGGAACTGATCGCGGGCGGCTTCGACGAGACGAGCCTCGCGAGCGACGACATCCTCGAAGAGGTCCGTGAGGCGGCCCGCGTCGAGGGGATAGTTGACTACCGCGGACTGCCCGCCGGTCCCCGAGTCGGCGACTCCGACGCCGTCATCGTGGTCGAGGGGCGCGCAGACGTGTTGACGCTTCTCGACTGCGGGATCAAAAACGCGATCGCCGTCGAGGGGACGAACGTCCCCGACGCGGTCGCGGACCTCACCGCCGACCGCACCGTCACCGCCTTCCTCGACGGCGACCGCGGCGGCGAGCTAATCTTACGGGAGCTGGCGCAGGTCGGCGACGTCGACTACGTCGCGTTCGCCCCGCCGGGCGAGTCCGTCGAGGATCTCGACCGCAGCACCGTGTTCGACGCGCTCCGCGGAAAGGTCCCGTACAGCAGCCTCGCCGACGAGCCGAACCTCCGTGAGGCCGCTGAGGCAGAGCCTCGAACGGAGACGACTGCCGGCACACGCGGTGCCGCGGTCGAGACCGATACAGTCGACTCGGTCGATTCGGACGGAGACACAGAGAGTGACTCGGCCGGAGCGGACGCGCGCGTCGAATCGAACGACGTGGCTGCGAACGCGACCGGGGGCGGCGGGTCCGACCGAGGTGACGGCGACGACGCAGTCGATGGTCCGAGTGGCGGCGATCCGAGCGACGGCGCGGGCGAGGACGCCGCCGCGGAGGATGACGCCACCGCGAGTGGGAACGCCGACGGGAGTGAAGACGCCGACGCGGAGGACAATGCCGACGCGAGCGAGGAGACCGTCACCGAGAGCGCGGCTCCCGCTTCTTCGGATGAACCGGCGGCGGCCGAAGACGAGGCACCCACCGACGATGGCGAGTCGGTCACCGCAGACGACGAGGCGACCGACGACGAGCCACGATCGCTCGAAGAGCACGTACAGGAGATCGTCGACGCCGAGAGCGGGCGCGCTCGGCTCCTCGGCGACGACCTCGGTGTGCTCGCCGAGGTCGCCGCGGGCGAGGCGTTCGACGCGATCGAGCGCGCCGACGTCGCTCCGGACGCGGTCGTCGTCGACGGGCCGATAAACCAGCGACTCCTCGACATCGCGGCACAACGGGGAGTCGGAGAGCTACTCGGTCGCGACGTCGGCGAGTTCGTGAAACGACCGGTCGGGACGCGCGTGTTGACGGTTGGGGACCTCCGTTCCGGGAGCTGA
- a CDS encoding DUF4013 domain-containing protein codes for MLPRVTTALARSTDVTGTLIVGGLLTLSTWIAFPIWLVATLAVPPVAVAGPLVLTPALVVRGYFVRILADAIENGNADGAASFVAWNDLYRDGVRSLLVSAVLLAPLAVLLATATVVTAVLRSASTDLRPITVAIEGALGPSAITAAAATAVGLLGVLTAVYLLAYAYVKPAALAGFAVSGRLRDGLHPSRIVRVAGSSRYAAAWVVAAATLVAGYALAGPLVLIVIGSVVVFAVRAIAHGVYGRGARDALSGAAVEPAGVTRVGTGDDARPFPEVAARGASAVAGGNDRSTQSLGDGGSRSRRAEASPAVQSGRTVPIRRRESPDRPDPRDEGEADDAGFEWVSADPLSGGKDKS; via the coding sequence ATGCTTCCGAGGGTGACCACGGCGCTGGCGCGTTCGACAGACGTCACTGGCACCCTCATCGTCGGTGGCCTGTTGACGCTCTCGACGTGGATCGCCTTTCCGATCTGGCTCGTTGCGACGCTCGCCGTCCCGCCGGTGGCCGTCGCCGGTCCGCTCGTGCTCACGCCGGCGCTCGTGGTTCGCGGCTACTTCGTCCGGATCCTCGCCGACGCGATCGAGAACGGAAACGCCGACGGCGCGGCGTCGTTCGTCGCGTGGAACGACCTCTACCGCGACGGCGTCAGGTCGCTGCTGGTGAGCGCGGTCCTCCTCGCGCCGCTCGCCGTGCTGCTCGCGACGGCGACGGTCGTGACCGCCGTCTTGCGGTCCGCGTCCACCGATTTACGACCGATCACCGTCGCGATCGAGGGCGCACTCGGGCCGAGCGCGATCACCGCGGCCGCGGCGACCGCGGTCGGACTCCTCGGCGTCCTCACCGCTGTGTACCTGCTCGCGTACGCGTACGTCAAACCGGCCGCACTCGCCGGGTTCGCCGTCTCCGGCCGACTCCGCGACGGCCTTCACCCGAGCCGGATCGTCCGCGTCGCCGGGTCGAGTCGCTACGCGGCGGCGTGGGTCGTCGCGGCAGCGACGCTCGTCGCCGGATACGCGCTCGCCGGTCCCCTCGTGTTGATCGTGATCGGCAGCGTGGTGGTCTTCGCCGTCCGAGCGATCGCCCACGGCGTGTACGGCCGCGGCGCGCGAGACGCGCTGTCTGGAGCCGCGGTCGAGCCTGCCGGTGTCACACGCGTCGGCACCGGGGACGACGCCCGTCCGTTCCCCGAAGTCGCTGCGCGCGGCGCATCCGCAGTCGCCGGGGGAAACGACCGATCGACGCAGTCGCTTGGCGACGGTGGCTCGCGGTCGCGCCGAGCCGAGGCCTCCCCTGCCGTCCAGTCCGGGCGGACCGTCCCGATCCGCCGCCGAGAATCCCCCGATAGACCGGATCCACGAGACGAGGGTGAGGCGGACGACGCCGGCTTCGAGTGGGTCTCTGCGGACCCTCTGAGCGGTGGCAAAGACAAGAGTTGA
- a CDS encoding mRNA surveillance protein pelota, whose translation MRISDRGYGEEGRERLTLVPENVDDLWHLAHVLEPGDHVEGDTTRRIQRNDDQMRDTGGQREHIFVTLEVEDVEFARFANRLRVSGIIVACSREDQLNAHHTLNVEEHDEITVEKHFKPDQTERLEEATEAAENPDVAIATVEEGAAYVHTVQQYGTEEYASFTKPTGKGDYSRPREELFADLADALAHLDADAVILAGPGFTKTDALDYIEEEYRDLTDRITTVDTSAAGDRGVHEVLKRGAVDEVQKETRISKEANLIDDLTAEIATGAKATYGPEDVAEAADFGAIETLLVVDDRLRTERQSEGDWDIDVNDVIESVEQQGGDVVVFSSEFAPGEQLANLGGIAAILRYRLQ comes from the coding sequence ATGCGAATCTCCGATCGGGGCTACGGCGAGGAGGGGCGCGAGCGGCTCACCCTCGTTCCCGAGAACGTCGACGACCTCTGGCATCTGGCACACGTCTTAGAGCCCGGTGACCACGTCGAGGGCGACACCACCCGCCGGATCCAGCGGAACGACGACCAGATGCGCGACACTGGCGGACAACGCGAGCACATCTTCGTGACGCTCGAAGTCGAAGACGTCGAGTTCGCTCGGTTCGCCAACCGGCTTCGGGTCTCGGGCATCATCGTCGCCTGCTCGCGCGAGGACCAGCTCAACGCCCATCACACGCTCAACGTCGAGGAACACGACGAAATCACGGTGGAAAAGCACTTCAAGCCAGACCAGACCGAGCGGCTGGAGGAGGCCACGGAGGCCGCGGAAAACCCCGATGTGGCCATCGCGACCGTCGAAGAGGGGGCCGCGTACGTCCACACCGTCCAGCAGTACGGCACCGAGGAGTACGCCTCGTTCACCAAGCCCACGGGGAAAGGCGACTACTCCCGCCCGCGAGAGGAGCTGTTCGCCGACCTCGCTGACGCGCTCGCTCACCTCGACGCAGACGCCGTGATCCTCGCCGGTCCGGGGTTCACGAAGACGGACGCGCTCGACTACATCGAAGAGGAGTACCGGGATTTGACGGACCGGATCACCACGGTCGACACCTCCGCCGCGGGCGACCGCGGCGTCCACGAGGTGCTCAAACGCGGCGCGGTCGACGAGGTGCAAAAGGAGACGCGGATCTCAAAGGAGGCGAACCTCATCGACGACCTCACCGCCGAGATCGCCACGGGCGCGAAGGCGACCTACGGTCCGGAGGACGTGGCCGAGGCCGCCGACTTCGGCGCGATCGAGACGCTCCTCGTCGTCGACGACCGGCTCCGAACGGAGCGGCAGAGTGAGGGTGACTGGGATATCGACGTCAACGACGTCATCGAATCGGTCGAACAACAGGGCGGCGACGTGGTCGTCTTCTCCTCCGAGTTCGCGCCCGGCGAGCAGCTCGCGAACCTCGGCGGAATCGCCGCGATCTTGCGATATCGGCTCCAGTAG
- a CDS encoding archease yields MTYALRDHTADVAVEATGETLSELFAAVADGLTAASCESVPTTGDRFAFTVRAERPEALLFDYLDRLIYERDVRAVLPADHRCSVSGSRTTTADTTTSDTTTADTTAVDTTAAEGADGRDDDAWTVDASARGVPLDDVTAREIKAVTYSEMTLERRDGEWYAYVVFDV; encoded by the coding sequence ATGACGTATGCGCTTCGCGACCACACCGCAGACGTCGCCGTCGAGGCGACCGGAGAGACGCTCTCGGAGCTGTTCGCGGCCGTCGCGGACGGGCTCACGGCCGCGAGCTGCGAGTCGGTCCCGACGACAGGCGATCGGTTCGCGTTCACCGTCCGAGCCGAGCGGCCCGAGGCGCTGTTGTTCGATTACCTCGACCGGCTGATATACGAGCGAGACGTGCGGGCCGTGTTGCCGGCCGACCACCGGTGTTCGGTCTCCGGATCCCGAACGACGACGGCCGATACGACGACGTCCGACACGACGACGGCCGATACGACGGCGGTCGATACGACGGCGGCCGAGGGAGCCGACGGCCGCGATGACGACGCGTGGACGGTCGACGCCTCCGCCCGCGGCGTCCCCCTCGACGACGTGACGGCCCGCGAGATCAAGGCGGTCACGTACTCCGAGATGACGCTCGAACGACGCGACGGCGAGTGGTACGCGTACGTCGTCTTCGACGTCTGA
- a CDS encoding sodium:solute symporter: MTLGLSLGVVVGYLVIALAVGLVAYRVSETTAEDYYLANRSIGTAVLLFTTFATLLSAFTFFGGPNLAFAAGPEWLIVMGTLDGVLFAVLWYAIGYKQWLIGDRHGYVTLGEMLGDRFGSTGLRALVAAVSLLWLFPYVMLQQMGAGEALVGLTGGAVPYWGGAALVTAFMILYVVLAGMRGVAWTDTIQGLFMLSVVWIAAVWIVSAVGGVGAATDAMLDARPEFGSFGGGLYSPGFIISTAITIAFGVTMFPQINQRFFVADSGETLKRSFALWPVLVLLLFVPAFMLGAWAAGMPVDVPDGANVLPVVLNEYTPAWFAALVVAGAMAAMMSSSDSMLLSGSSYFTRDVYRPLINAEASERREAWLARIGVAAFALAAFAASLFRPGTLIEVGDTAFSGFALLALPVICALYWPRTTRSGMIAGVLIPQVAYLAVVLSAVVSAVPTLPRTVAGGWDVALGLMALSALLTVGVSLVTAPTPESDASRFTVAGD, encoded by the coding sequence GTGACCCTCGGCCTCTCGCTCGGGGTGGTCGTCGGCTACCTCGTGATCGCGCTCGCCGTCGGCCTCGTCGCCTACCGCGTCTCGGAGACGACCGCTGAGGACTACTACCTCGCGAACCGGTCGATAGGGACCGCAGTTCTGCTTTTCACCACGTTCGCCACGCTGCTGTCGGCGTTCACCTTCTTCGGCGGCCCCAACCTCGCGTTCGCCGCCGGGCCGGAGTGGCTGATCGTGATGGGAACGCTCGACGGCGTGTTGTTCGCGGTGTTGTGGTACGCGATCGGGTACAAGCAGTGGCTGATCGGCGACCGGCACGGCTACGTCACGCTCGGGGAGATGCTCGGCGACCGGTTCGGCTCGACCGGACTCAGGGCCCTCGTCGCGGCCGTGAGTCTGCTGTGGCTGTTCCCGTACGTCATGCTCCAGCAGATGGGCGCGGGCGAGGCGCTCGTCGGCCTCACCGGTGGCGCGGTCCCGTACTGGGGCGGCGCGGCGCTCGTCACCGCCTTCATGATCCTCTACGTCGTGCTCGCCGGGATGCGCGGCGTCGCGTGGACGGACACGATTCAGGGGTTGTTCATGCTCTCCGTCGTGTGGATCGCGGCCGTCTGGATCGTGTCCGCCGTCGGCGGCGTCGGCGCGGCGACCGACGCGATGCTCGACGCGAGACCCGAGTTCGGGAGCTTCGGCGGCGGGCTCTACTCGCCGGGGTTCATCATCTCGACCGCGATCACCATCGCGTTCGGCGTGACGATGTTCCCGCAGATCAACCAGCGCTTTTTCGTCGCGGACTCGGGCGAGACGTTGAAGCGCTCGTTCGCGCTGTGGCCGGTGCTCGTCCTCCTGCTTTTCGTCCCCGCGTTCATGCTCGGCGCGTGGGCCGCCGGGATGCCGGTCGACGTGCCAGACGGCGCGAACGTGCTCCCCGTCGTGTTGAACGAGTACACGCCCGCGTGGTTCGCGGCGCTCGTGGTCGCCGGCGCGATGGCCGCGATGATGTCTTCGTCCGACTCGATGCTGCTCTCGGGGTCGTCGTACTTCACCCGCGACGTGTACCGTCCCCTGATCAACGCCGAGGCGTCCGAGCGCCGCGAGGCGTGGCTCGCCCGGATCGGCGTCGCCGCGTTCGCGCTCGCCGCGTTCGCCGCGAGCCTGTTCCGACCAGGCACGCTGATCGAGGTCGGCGACACGGCCTTCTCCGGGTTCGCGCTGCTCGCGCTCCCCGTGATCTGCGCGCTCTACTGGCCTCGAACGACTCGGAGCGGGATGATCGCCGGCGTGCTCATCCCGCAGGTCGCGTACCTCGCGGTGGTGCTGTCGGCGGTCGTCTCCGCCGTCCCGACGCTGCCGCGGACGGTCGCCGGCGGCTGGGACGTGGCGCTCGGGCTGATGGCGCTGTCCGCCCTTCTCACCGTCGGCGTCTCGCTCGTGACCGCGCCGACTCCGGAGAGCGACGCCTCGCGGTTCACCGTCGCGGGCGACTGA
- a CDS encoding RtcB family protein yields the protein MTTREIDGIRLEKVREHVWEIPREGGMNVPARVLASEALLEEIGEDDTLEQLRNATHLPGMAEPALCMPDGHQGYGFPVGGVGAIDARTGCISPGAVGYDINCGVRMVRTNLTYDDLRGREAELVDALFEAIPSGLGGGGVVDGTADAIDGALERGVEWAVDEGYGIESDLARCEDEGRRPDARPEYVTQKAKDRGRNQLGSLGSGNHFLEVQRVTDVFREDVAEAYGLEEDGIVVLIHCGSRGLGHQTCNDYLRRIEKEHADLLDELPDKELAAAPAGSELAEEYYGAMGACINFAWVNRQLITHQARKTFGEVFDADPIDDLGMELLYDVAHNIAKKETHEVGVDADGQPAVGDAAVDRAERELYVHRKGATRAFPAGNEDVPAAYRDVGQPVIIPGSMGAGSYVLRGGDRSMAVSFGSTAHGAGRLMSRTQAKQEFWGGDVQSDLEADQQIYVKAQSGATIAEEAPGVYKDIDEVIRVSDDLGIGDKVARTFPVCNIKG from the coding sequence ATGACAACCCGCGAGATCGACGGGATCCGACTGGAGAAGGTGCGCGAGCACGTCTGGGAGATCCCGCGCGAGGGCGGCATGAACGTCCCCGCCCGCGTCCTCGCCAGCGAGGCGCTCTTAGAGGAGATCGGCGAAGACGACACCCTCGAACAGCTGCGGAACGCGACCCACCTCCCGGGCATGGCCGAGCCGGCACTCTGTATGCCGGACGGCCACCAGGGGTACGGGTTCCCGGTCGGCGGCGTCGGCGCGATCGACGCTCGGACCGGCTGTATCTCGCCCGGCGCGGTCGGCTACGACATCAACTGCGGCGTCCGGATGGTGCGGACGAATCTCACGTACGACGACCTCCGCGGACGCGAGGCGGAGCTCGTCGACGCCCTATTCGAGGCGATCCCCTCCGGTCTCGGCGGTGGCGGCGTGGTAGACGGCACTGCGGACGCCATCGACGGGGCCTTAGAGCGCGGCGTCGAGTGGGCGGTCGACGAGGGGTACGGGATCGAAAGCGACCTCGCGCGCTGTGAGGACGAGGGACGACGCCCGGACGCCCGCCCCGAATACGTCACGCAGAAGGCGAAAGACCGCGGCCGCAACCAGCTCGGCTCGCTCGGCTCCGGGAACCACTTCCTCGAAGTGCAGCGCGTCACGGACGTGTTCCGCGAGGACGTCGCCGAAGCGTACGGGCTCGAAGAAGACGGGATCGTCGTCCTGATCCACTGCGGGAGCCGCGGGCTCGGACACCAGACCTGCAACGACTACCTCCGCCGGATCGAAAAGGAACACGCAGACCTCCTCGATGAGCTTCCAGACAAGGAACTCGCCGCCGCGCCCGCCGGCTCCGAACTTGCCGAGGAGTACTACGGCGCGATGGGCGCGTGTATCAACTTCGCGTGGGTGAACCGACAACTCATCACCCATCAGGCCCGCAAGACGTTCGGCGAGGTGTTCGACGCCGACCCAATCGACGACCTCGGCATGGAGCTCCTGTACGATGTGGCACACAACATCGCCAAAAAAGAGACTCACGAGGTCGGCGTCGACGCCGACGGGCAGCCCGCGGTCGGCGACGCGGCAGTCGACCGCGCGGAGCGCGAACTGTACGTCCACCGGAAGGGCGCGACGCGGGCGTTCCCCGCCGGCAACGAGGACGTGCCCGCGGCGTACCGCGACGTCGGCCAACCCGTCATCATCCCCGGGAGCATGGGCGCGGGCTCGTACGTGCTCCGCGGCGGCGACCGGTCGATGGCGGTCTCGTTTGGATCGACCGCCCACGGCGCGGGCCGTCTGATGAGCCGGACGCAGGCGAAACAGGAGTTCTGGGGCGGCGACGTCCAGTCGGATCTCGAAGCCGACCAGCAGATATACGTAAAAGCGCAGTCGGGGGCGACGATCGCGGAGGAGGCACCGGGCGTCTACAAGGACATCGACGAGGTGATCCGCGTCAGCGACGACCTCGGGATCGGCGACAAGGTCGCGCGGACGTTCCCCGTCTGTAACATCAAGGGATGA
- a CDS encoding MTH1187 family thiamine-binding protein has translation MTVIALLSVAPVIEESMAEEVAKAVDALDAFDVSYETNPMGTVIEAEDADTLFAAAAAAHDAVDGDRVSTVLKVDDKRTSDEGADRKVEAVEAHLGRAAERER, from the coding sequence ATGACCGTCATCGCGCTGTTGAGCGTCGCGCCGGTGATAGAAGAGAGCATGGCCGAAGAGGTCGCGAAGGCCGTCGACGCGCTCGACGCGTTCGACGTGAGCTACGAGACGAACCCGATGGGGACGGTGATCGAGGCCGAGGACGCCGACACGCTGTTCGCGGCCGCGGCGGCGGCGCACGACGCCGTCGACGGCGACCGCGTCTCCACGGTGTTGAAAGTGGACGACAAGCGAACGAGCGACGAGGGCGCGGACCGCAAGGTCGAGGCGGTCGAGGCGCACCTCGGGCGAGCGGCCGAGCGCGAGCGGTGA